GTGTGAGATAAACGAGGAGCTGGGTCACAAACTCGACTCACGGTGGTGCTGGCTGGGAACTGCTCCCCTTTGTCCCCAGCCAGGGGAATTCCTCGCTCCCCGCAGATTTGCACCCGAGCACggagctgctgtgtgctgccagGCACCTCGAGGCTGGTGCTTTGGGTTTTGGGTTGCATTTGCTTTGGGTTTTGGGTTGCATTTGCtttgggttttggggtgcattTGCTCCAAGCCCAGCACCTTCTGCTTCCACCAGACTCGACGGCAAAAAGCCCCGCCGCAGGGCTGCGGCTCTTTTCTCTCCcaaatgtttttccccttcccagaaACAGGAGGAGCGGATGGGAACACGCCTGGGACCGAGGGGAAGTGACGGCGGCGAGGAGACGGGTGGGAGACCTCCAGCAGCGCCGAGGGGATGGGTCCTGGAGGGGCCCTGGGAGCGGGGACATCACTGGCGGGCCCCCTTGCCCGGGAccaaaaagtgattttaatatttttcttctctgcagaattaacaaaatatgtacatatatatttttttcataggtctaagcagccccccagccctgcagctctccaTCACCCCGAGCCTGGCCCCGATCCCCCGGAGCCCGGCGCTGCCTGGGACATCCCACAACCCGCCAGCCCTCCATGGCCAGGTCAACCCCAGCCCCTCCGCGAATTAATCCCGAGCTCAAAAATAGCCCTGCAGGAtttcctgcctcccctcccgccACGCCGCAAGGtaagaggaagggggaggacCTCGGAAAGCAGGACCAAGGGCAGAAGCGTTGCATTGTTCGGCCCCGCGTTATCGCTGCCCTTTCGGTCTGAGCGACCTCCGTCCCCCGCACGTCCCGGCCTTCCAGACCAGGGCACACGGGGCTTCATTAAGTTCATTAAAGTCATTAAACACACGGGAAGCAGATCCTTCTGAGGTTTGATCACAGCTAATACGAGCTGGGAAGTGCCTCGCGTCTCGCCCAGTCCTAGGACTGATCCCGCCAGATTTGGGGCTGGTTTGGAGCCAGGCAGCATCCCTGTCCCGTGCACTTGGAGGGGGCttcttttgggggaaaattTGGGAAATTCCCACCCCCCCAGCTGCATCCAGCTGAACCACAGCATGGAAGGGAAGGGGTGGAGGATGTGAATACACCCGGGTGTGGGTGGAAGGATGGAAGGACGGAGGGATGGAGGGGCAGGGATGCATGGATGCATGGATGGAGGGAAggatggagggatggaaggGCATTTCTTCCTCCCGTCCTTCCCAGGCCGCCACACGTGCCAGCCGCAGCCCCGACCCATCCTGTGCCCACCAGCTCTGGGCACGGGCATCGGCCGCCGTTGGTTTGTTCTCTACAGCCTCGCAAATCCGCAGAGCCGAGGAGCAGCGGTTTCGGCTTCTGTTTAACAACCCGGCTCTTATCATCGCTCGCACAGCGCAGCCCGGGCGGAAGATAAAGCGTTTCCACCGCGATGGATAAACAGAGAGAGAGCCTGCCGAGCTGCCCGGGGGCTGGGCAGGACCCTGCTGCCCGCGGCAGGAtggagccccctgccccagatcagcctggctgtgctgcagcacacgTAGGGAAACCACCGGGGAAAAGTCAATCTCTGAATTTAATCAAGGTCTTACACTTAAAACCCTTAGGAAGTACAGAGTGGGCCTTCTTAACTCCTCCACGGATGGGATGGTGGGTGAGGTGGCACAGTCACTAGGAAAATGCCACCTTGGCTCTGACAGATTATGTTTGGTAGAAGGGACAAGGGGAAAAGCTCTAATTTATTCCCTAATCCACCCAAATAAATTGGCTTATCTAAGCCACAGTGTGCTTATTTtgtgcaggagggctggggagagctgtcCTGGAGCGTGCCCTGCCTGCGGTGGATGGGAAGGTGAGCCCTCACCCGCGGGGACTGGAAATCTCCAGGCTCAGGGCTCTTTGGGAAGAGCAGCACCGTTTGGGCTGCGTTCCCAATTCTCAGCTTGGGGCCGGATCCGTGCCTGATCCCATGAGTCCGACCCAAACGCCGGCTCCAGCCCCGGGGGCTGTTGGAGTCTGAGCTGGGATGTCTGAGGAGTAACGAGGGGCGATGCTGGTAGGCTCAGGTGGGGATCTTCCGcgcaagaaaataaataaataaatgtatgtgcTCCTGAGCCGTGGTCAGGAGGCAGGAGAAAAGCCGAAGGAGCCGTTCGCAGGCTCCTAGCAGCCTCTGCAgagggcaggctggggctgcaggagccgccCTCGGCTTCCCTCCGAAAGCGAGGGCCGGGGCAGGGGGTGCCGCGCACCTGCGCTCCCCGAcacttcccttccccccccggCTGCTAAATGATACTTGGCTTCTTGGCTCCAGGTCGGATAATTATTCCCAGCGAGGTAGACGTGTTCCAGATGCACTCCTCCTTCCATAACCGCGCTAATGTTAGCATAAGCCCCGAAGAAATACCATTTCCCAAGTTCCAGGCAGCCATCTGGATCGCGGCAGAGCTCTGCGGAGGGCTGCCAGCTTTCCCCTACGACTTTATTAAGTTCTAGCAGATATTTCGTTTATCGCTATCCACCCACGGGCGACATTTGGGGAGACGAGGCAGCATCTCTCTTTCCTCTGGAGTTAAAGGTGCCGGGTCCTTTGTGAAACCCGGGCGCCCGGAGCTGTTTCGGGCAGCCCTCCTGCAGACAGCACTTCCAGCGCTCAGGATTTAGCCGTGGGTGGATTTAGCCTGATCTGTGAGAGGGTAAAAAGAACCAGAGCGGCCTGTCCCTAGGTAGACTGAGCCCTGAGCGtgtttccaaaacagaacataaaCAATTTTATTGTGGCAAGGATTTATTCGTTCTTGCTGCATTGTGTCATATGGCAAAATGAAAGGGGAGCGCGTTTTCTCTCCTCATAAAGCAGGGCGTGTTTCGGACTCAGACATTTACATCAAGCAAGTGCATGGCTCCTTTCCCGTCTCTCCGACCGTCTTGCGGTCACGAATTTGCAATTTCCTTGCCTTGTAATCGCCCTGTTCCAGCGCTGGCAGACGCAGAGCAGCCAGAGGATATcactttgctcttttcttttgctccGAAACAAAATCCGCCACGGTGGAACCGGCGGGGATGAGCGCGCTTGTGACACGAGTGGAAATGCTTTATTTCGGCTTTTTGCAACCAAATCCTGGCTTCGGCGGTCCCGTGGAGATTtatctgctggctgctgtgaaTCCTCACTGACCTGAATCACTTGACCTTTGGAAAGCCACCGTGGGTCTTACAGATGTCTCTAGAAGTGGGAGCTTATCCGCAGCCACTTCCCATCACCATGCTAAGAAACGATGCCTGTTTTGTGCGTGGACCCTCCGGGGTGTTCACAAAGCAGCTGAGCCCTTCCCCAGACACTCACCTGTTCTTCAAAAGCCTGTAAGAGCACCGCCGTCTCCTTCCAATGTGGCTAAAATCAGAGAAAGGGCCTCAAGCTCGCTGCATAGGGAGTGGGGGGCGTTGAAAACCAGCTGCCCTGCCTGAGGGGTGGGCACAGGGTCTGCCGGGGGGGGTTACGGGCCCTGGGAGGGTGTGAAGAGCAAACCTTTGCAAGAGGTTAATCCCCGTGTGTCAGCAGCCTTTCCCTAAAACACTGCTGGAATGGAAGAGGCTTTTGGAGGCACTAAGGTTCGGTTAAAACCCCGCTGCTTCCATCGGGGCGGGTTTCTTCACTCGCTGCTTGCAAACCCGGCCGAAGAGGGTCTGTTCCCCCCTCCACCAGCAGCCTGGCAAATTCCCCTTCCCTCGGGGAGGTTTTTCCATCCAGATCATTTCCCTGCTCTGGTTCAGGCCCATGCTGCTACAAAAATCCACACGTAAAAAAGGTTTCTGTCCTCAAGCCAAGCTGAAGTCAGTACCTGTGGCTGTAAATAGGACAGGGCCGGTCTCCGGGACTAATAAAAGTGGAGTTTTAAACAAACTGaaggcttttttccccattcagcGCCGTTACGCTGCGGCACTCTGGGAGCTCTGGAGGTCAGGAGCTGAGGCACACGCATGGAGGAGAGCGGCATTCGGCTATTAAATACCAGGGGCCGGATGAACCTCCTGGGTCAGGATGTCCCAGCGCTGCTGATTGCCGGAAACTGGGAGGATGTGTGTGGATAAGGCTTGTCCAAAATCTCTGTTCCTGTGCAGGTCCCGGCCATCTGCGCCGAGCCCCGCTGGGGAGAGCTGGCCTGACCCCATGTGGTCGTTCTCACAGCGCTGTTACGGCGcattctcatttttcaaaagccTGGATTTGTCGCAGGTGCCTGGGTAAAATGCAAAACCTCCCTCACGCCTGTAAATCTTTCCACTGGGGAAAAGGCATCGCGGAGGGAGTTAAGCTAAACCCCCTTCTGCCATTTCTCTCTCAGTGGAACTCATCCACACTCACAGCGACGCTGTTTTAACCCGTAAAGCCGTGATTCTCAGTCTCTTTTTGCACGTGGAAGTGGGATAAGCTGCTCATTTCTTCGCATGGATGGGACCTTTCCAGCCCTCCTTCTCCCTcagacaaaaggaaatggaaaaggagcGGGGGGAAGCTCACACCCAGTTCGTGCTTTCCCCTTGCAGCAGAAGGTTCGCAGTCACGGCGATTCACGCGCAGCCCCCAGGCTCGCATCGTCCCCAGACTTTGGGTGTGCCTGAGCCCGGGGAGGTCGGCGTGTGATCTGGTCACTGGGGCCGAAGAAGTAAAAACCAAATAGTGTTGATTGTTTCCGCGGTAACCGAGTGATTCATTCTGAGGGTGAAATATCAGGGGgaagaaacatggaaaatgaaaatcatgtCTCGGGAGCACGTTGTGTAATTATTTTGCTCAGCAAACCTCCCGCCCTGTGCTACGTACACGCCTTGACCTCAGCTATTTATAAAGCAGCATCTCCAGTTGATCTCTcttctaacattttctttattggaagggaaaggaaaatatcacTCATTTATGCCCCCACCAAACTTTGAAAGCTGAGCAAGCCCATCCCAGCACTGGACAGCAGGTTTTGCTCAAGGGAAGTAACAGAGCCTCCTCCAAAATCACAcccccagaggaaaaaaaatgaccaaaGCAGTCAACATTTTCACGATGAAAGCTGCTACCACCTGCAAATCTTCATGTGAAAGGGAAACCTTTTTACAGCGCTTTCATCTGAGGCACCCCTCCACAGGTACCGTGAGGCCCTCCTGAGCCGAGGGAGCCCTGCAAAGTCACCAGCAGCTTCCTGGAGGAATTCTGGAGGCCAGGCCCCAGTGAAAACGCCGGGAAATGTGTGCAGAGCAACCAGCAGTACTGCGAGAACCTCCTTGTggtttgctgctgtgctgcaatAAGCGCCGTATGGATCCTTACTGACCTCACGTGGCCTGGGCCTTGGTCTTACACATCCCCTGTTAGAAAATCTTGAAGTTAGCTGCGACAAATACCAAAATCTTGATGGGAAAGGCAGCTGCCTGACTGAAACCACCGGGCTGTAACGagaaagcaggcagggagaaggCGCGACGCGGAAAGTGCTGAGCGGTCTCAGGGGAAGCAGGCGGTGCTCGCtttcatagaaccacagaatggtttgggttggaagggacctcagagaccacccagctccaaccccTCTGACATGGGCAGGATGCCACCCGCTAGctcaggctgcccccagccccacccagcctggccctgaacacccccagggatggggcacccgcagcttctctgggcagcctgcgccagtgcctcactgccctcggagtgaagaatttcttcctcatatctaatccAAACCTCCCCtccttcagtttaaagccattcccctttACCCTGTCAGTATCTCCCTGAGCGATGAGccgctctccatctttttcccAACCCCCTTTTTAACACCTTCCTTCCAGACCTCCCCCAGAGTCACCTCAGTGCCCACCTCCCCCCCTCCCAAACCCTGCCAGGCGAGcagagacccccccccaaaacccccctaTAGGTGCTGCGGGCCGCCCTGTGACCGTAACCCAGCCCCTTCACCTCAGAGCCGCCCCCTTTCCCTCagcacctcccccccccccacctccctcagcgccgccgccattttgcCCGCCCCCCCCTGAGGCGGGAGCGCTGCGCGAGGGGCGGGGCCTCGCCCACAGAGGGGGGGGGCGTGGCCACGAGCCGAGAGGGGCGGTGCGGTGATTCGTCAGcgagagggaggggagggcgggGGAAGGGCCGGAGCCGGGCGGCGATTGGCTGCGCGCCTCCGCGCGTGcgcgccgggccccgccccgCTGCCACGTCCGTGAGGCGCTAAGCCGGCGGTTGGCGCCGGGGCCGCGTGCGCGGGGCGGTGAGTGAGGGGCCCctgagggggcgggggggttctcagggggctcggggggccTTGAGGGGGCTCTGAGGGGTTCTAAGGGGGCTTGGGGGGCCCTGAGGGGATCCTGAGGGGGCTCTGACAGGACCGCGACAGCAGCCGAGaggccccgctgccggccgcccccctccccgttGGGCTCCCTGCCCCGCGGAGCCTTCCCCTCAGCGCCCCGGCCTCCCTGCCGTCGTCTGGGAGCGTAACGCGGGGTGAGAGGGGCTGCTTCAGCGCTGTAAGTGCGTGGTTTTGTCTTAAAGTTACGTGTTAGAGGGAGGTGGGAGTGTGGTCGGGGTATGCCAGAGGGCGGCATAAACCGAGGTGTCTTtatgcctttattttcattaaggaCCTCTTTCAGTTGGTTCTCCAAAGCCGCCTTCAGTCTTGGGGCTTCCAAGCTGCAGTTGTGCGGAGTTGGCCGTGCTGTGTCTTATTTCGAGAAGTAGCCATCATTAACgccaaaaaaaagtgtatttaattTCAACTACATGAAAGCGCGTGACTACTGAATCTTTCATGGTGCAACTAAGTGAATCTGAAGATGTATAAAGGACTTCTAAGAAGGGCTAcggagctggtgaagggcctggagcacaagtcctgtgaggagcagctgagggagctgggggtgtttagtcagaagaggaggctcaggggagacctcattgccctctacaactacctgaaaggaagctgtggggagctgggggtcggcctcttcttgcaggtaaCTGGCAAtaggactggagggaatggcctcaagttgtgccaggggaggttcaggttggcaatgaggagacatttcttctcagaaagagcagtcaggcgttgggacgggttgcccagggaggtggtggagtcaccgtccctgggggtgttcaaggaaaggctggacgtggtgcttggggacatggtttggtgggtgacattggtggtagggggatggttggaccagatgatcttggagggcttttccaatcttaatgattctatgaagtttCCATGATAGGTTCTGTTTGTACCAGGAACCTTACCAGGTATTCCTgttataaagaaattatttgctgtaTGGTCAATAAAATGTCCCTTTACTTCCTTGTATCCCAAATTCTAAATCATATAACTCCCAGATCCCTTGTTAATCGTTAACAGGTGTCTCACCATGGTCCTGGCAGTTCTGCGTTTCACCTGTTAAGGGGCAGTGAGGCACTACGCTTTACAGCTGAGATAGCATTAGATTTAGTAAATAGGCAGAGCAAACAAGGCTGCACAAGAAACGTTATATGGGCTGTAAGCATGCGTGCAGGCTGTTGTATCATCCGTGTTCCCACAGGTGTGGTGCGGTGGCTCTTGGCCAAGATACTACGTGTTTGTGGGATGGGTTGGAAACAGAGTGCTAGTCCTGCCAGCCGCTGCCAACGGGAAGAATGCTTGCACACGTTATCATTTCTGTGCTTGGTGAACAGTTTGTCAGCAAGGGTTCTTCACGGTGCAGGagctttccttttcagaggGCTGTAGTGGCTAAATATCCAGGGTAACctcttatctttctttttcctctccacgAGGAAGACCCTTCCTGGCTGAACACGAAAGGGCTGTTTGTGTTGACTTTAGCTAACGTGCTCTGTGTCAGCGTGCGTGCACTTTGTTTAACCCAGTGCCCCAGTACTGTGAAGGTCAAATACCTTCAGCTGCAGGTAAGTGGACAGCAGTTTGGGtttcattcacttttctttACCTCCCTGAGGAACGGCACGACACCATCTGGAGAAATTGCGTCTTTAgggattaaaacaaaagaaaagcagaatgttCCTTACCCGCgtgctttctgtttcagaacaCCTCTCGCAGCCATGATGCCTGTTGCAACCGTGATGCCTGATGACACGCCGATGTTTGACCCGAGTATTCTTCATGAGCTCGACTGGAGCGAGAACACGACGACGTTTTCTCCTGCTATTTCTCCGTTGGAGCCAGGAGATGGCCTAGTAATGAGACCACTTTGCACGGCTGATGTAAATCGAGGTAGAATCCTATTTCATGATCATCACAAACAAAAGCTGGGTGCTGCACTAGCTAATATGTATTCCTCCATTCTCTCTCAGTAGATTAGGATTACCTGTTTTACATGATctgagttatttatttttatcagtaagGAGTTAGAGCAGTTGGCACCATGGATAGCTGCTGTGTTGGTGACCCCCAAAACTGGCTTTACCGTTCTAATGGCCTTAAAAACAATCGTAAAATTCAAGTTGAGTCTTTCAAAATAATCCAGAGCTTCCTATTCACCACAGCTTTAGAGTGGGGGTAGAATTGTTCATGTTATTCCCCTCAATATGAAAGTAACGTGAACCAGCACACTGCTCTTAGCATATGTAGACTTCTTCACACCTGTAACAGGAGGAGAAGGTTGTTCTGAGCAGACAGCTAACTATTGCCTAACTTCAGCCTTAGCCTTTTCTTGCTTAAATGTCTGcgccttttcttctgcactcGAGCTGCAGTTTGCTGCTGATGCATTAGCTGATCCTGCATTGCTTACGGTCTGTTTGATTTTAAGCTTACAGTCTATAATATGCAGAGTGCAGGCCTTTACACACAGCTGAATTAGATGATGCCGTAGGGATGTTAACCAACAGCCATGTCAGGTGTTTTTGTGTGTCTCTGTCCCTCAGtgagtctttattttttccccttctataAAACAGGCTTTTTCAAGGTTCTGGGTCAGCTGACTGAAACAGGAGTTGTGAGCCCGGAGCAGTTTATCAGTGAGTATATCATCGTTTCTTGGCATTTCCACGGAGCTTGCTGGGAACCAGAAGATGCTGACAGCAAATCCACCTGGGTGTGAGGTTCCTGACTGCCTGATGCCAGAGTGATTTATTAGTTCAAGTCCCCGGAGGCAGACTTTGGCACCCAGCTTTGGATTCAGCTGCAGCTATCCCAAAGGGCTTCTTGGCTGGGATACGCTTAGATTGTGTCCTTGCTTTTGAGACTGAGCTTTAGCTTCCTGGCAGAAGGGAACGCTTGATGATGGCTTGTTTGGGATGAATTATTGCAAGCACCAGCAGTGAAGCTGAGGCTTGCCTTTGATGAAGCTCAGAACGTCACTGAGCTGTGTTTCACGAGTTTGAGATGTAAGAAAACTTACAGGAGGGACTGCTGCCTTCATCATAGTGCCCATCTGCCgaggtgctggggaaggaaggtTTTCTTAGCAGCTGGGGAAATGGCATTTCCTTGATACCTGCTTTTTCCTGGTTCTGTCTCTGGGTTGGTCCAGCTGGGGCTTTCAGGTTCTGATGTTTTGGGCATGTCTCCCCTGTGATCCTGGATTCTGTGATCCGCATTCCAATCTGATGCAAGTGTTAGACTTCGCAGCAATTTAATCCAAGGCTAACGGTGACTGTTCTTCTCTGCTCCCCCAGAAACCTTTGAGCACATGAAGAGATCTGGAGATTACTACGTTACTGTCGTGGAAGATACGAATCTCGGGCAGATTGTTGCTACAGCAACGCTGGTTATAGAACATAAGTTCACTCACTCCTGTGCAAAGGTATattctctttctgcagctgtagTGAGGAAAAAGACCCTGTCCCCAGAATACGCGCACGTTATTTTTATGGTGTTAACTTGAAGTACCTTCTGCTGAGTCGGTGacaaaggcattttaaaagcatcccCCATCCTTGGGTGCTCAGCCAAGTAGTAAAAGGAAGCTTTGGCTTCtcttaaggaaaaagaacaatttgATGCCTGTCCCATTCTCCCTTCCAGTGAGCTCTTCAGCCAGTCAGGCTGGGTTCTGATGGAGCAGATGGCTGCGGATCTCGCTGCCGGGGAGTCCCAGCTAGATGTAAACAGGGAGTTAAAGGGATACAAATCCCTCAGCAGGGGAGAGGTGGTGGTGGGACCCCTGCAcctgctgggtgctggaagGGGCGTTGTGAATGCCTCGCCTGCTGGAGGGATTGTATCCAACCAGACAGCAGAAATGCAAGCGCGGAGCAGGGAAACGACGCACCAGTGTGCTGCTCGACTAACGCTTCTCTGCATTTTCACAGAGAGGAAGGATAGAAGACGTAGTAGTAAGCGGGgagtgcagaggaaagcagctcGGTAAGCTGtaagtattttatcttttatgtCTGTCTTTGCAATTCAACACCAGGCGGGGCCGCAAGCTCCTATCGAGTTGGTTTCTGTTGGTTTTCTTAACACGCTGATGAGTGCCGGCAAACAAGTCACCTGCAGTGGTGATGAGTCGTGTCTGTGCAGGAACCTTCTCTGGGAAGAGAAAAGTTTGCAGCTGCAGTCCGTGTGGCAGGACggaaggtggtggtggtttgaAGTTAGCCCGTCCCTTTCTGGGTGGTGGGGATAATGCGTAGTTATTGCTCCCAGGTTGCCGTCTGCCTGTCCTTTGCCCTCTCCAGACAATACAGTGCTCGATTAAACTGCAACAGAATCACTCACCAGATCTCAGAGCAGGATTTTAGATCTGCAGGTTAGCGGGGCGGGTTCTCTGCGGGCAGGCACCTTACAAGATTTTAGCCAAAAGCTATCACAAGCTGGCAGAGTGCAAGCGGAGGTTCTTCCAAGCTGTAACATAAAACTGTCTGGTAGGCTCTGGtatgttgttcttttttcttgggGTAGCAACCATCCCGTGTACTGCAGGAGAATGCAGAGTCTGTAAAACCTGAGTGTCGTAGGTgtgaggctggggaagggctgcGCGGCGGTTAGTGGGTGTTTGCGAGGGACTTCAGGACTGGCCATGAAATTGGTGGGACTGCCAAATGTTTCCAGTGGGAAAATcaacgaagctggtgaaaggtCTGGAGAACGAGTTCtttgaggagcagctgagggagctggggttggttagcctggagaaaaggaggtcCAGGGGAGACTTTCATCGtgctctacagttaccttaaaggaggctgtagcaaggtggggatcgGTCTCTTCTCCCAGTCACCAAGTGATGAGAGGAGAGGAAACGGCCCggagttgcaccaggggaggtttaggttggatgttaggaaagatttcttcaccgaaagggttGTGAAAGTCTTGGAACCGGCTGCCCAGGAAGtgttgagtcaccatccctggaggtcttcaaaaaaacGTGTAGGTGTAGAGCTTAAGGACGTGGTgtagtggtggacttggcagttaaaggttggaccaggtgatcttagagggcttttccaacctgaacgaGTCCATCAGTTGATACCCGAAATGGAGTACTAGTTTCTACAGAAGATGATATGGGATCAAAGATGAAATGGACTAAAAATACTTGAATTGGTCTTTATTATGTTAAACTTACTTCCCCCAGCacttatctttaaaaatgattgaTAACTTTAGCTAATTTCACATTGACCCTGTGCTCAGGGCTGTTTCCTTTAACTGTTGTTTTTCCGTCTCTTTCAGATTAACGTCCACTCTTACACTACTAAGTAAGAGACTGAACTGTTACAAAATCACGCTCGAGTGTCTGCCAAAAAATGTGGCTTTCTATAAGAAGTTTGGCTACTCGGTATCTGAAGAAAACTACATGTTTCAACGGTTCTTTAATTAAGAacttccagtgattttttttgtaaagactGTTGGTGGAGGAGCTTGTGCTACAAACCGTTCTAATAATGGAAAATTTATATAG
This Cygnus atratus isolate AKBS03 ecotype Queensland, Australia chromosome 5, CAtr_DNAZoo_HiC_assembly, whole genome shotgun sequence DNA region includes the following protein-coding sequences:
- the GNPNAT1 gene encoding glucosamine 6-phosphate N-acetyltransferase; translation: MMPVATVMPDDTPMFDPSILHELDWSENTTTFSPAISPLEPGDGLVMRPLCTADVNRGFFKVLGQLTETGVVSPEQFIKTFEHMKRSGDYYVTVVEDTNLGQIVATATLVIEHKFTHSCAKRGRIEDVVVSGECRGKQLGKLLTSTLTLLSKRLNCYKITLECLPKNVAFYKKFGYSVSEENYMFQRFFN